The Linepithema humile isolate Giens D197 chromosome 7, Lhum_UNIL_v1.0, whole genome shotgun sequence genome has a window encoding:
- the nesd gene encoding protein nessun dorma: MNLCEELDIYTFHNKTLAERLYEYSSILSLHGKIPAKNIQAEWSNDVELVIESSGWQALWKISRYTCEEQNISYPAIVLVEVLKMKYHTLHAEVKIKAVTENINLPEKYEVPLIELYPTINQKDHTLDIEGTAHCVDRLRFFYNHLWMPWDENEDENIDWVERHLDQRIRLFFNMTHAVIDKETCNIIKSLINEGKEIKFKLPTIQKELFDEKWNDKKESEDYLELESTYNQFCFRLQQIKTEMDLLEVFSLKELLRKNQICNKERMKNYNKNGEKTYYFVWLGGTIKELHKLFNKIQEISSEDAVVKVCKYLEEALDVFKKKDTILLGEGCHSINCSNGLQEGGSIIGIRNANDTILQPSNFKSSIASLFDFFGTEVLLKNICIELIGPQTGIVVRRNCTVIVTGCIICVPNTTSSNCTFGAIVMPGGKLKFDNTVFQGLGTAVVLYSTGEVIMDECRFKKCDNGIKLQDNVHFTITKCSFENVKDPIVMETGKVTHSESVPVGHELFTSIEGIFLNECKFFTEDQVGKIKLRPKGIEGIID; encoded by the exons ATGAATCTTTGTGAAGAACTGGACATATACACCTTCCACAATAAAACTCTTGCTGAAAGATTATATGAATACTCGAGCATATTATCTCTGCATGGAAAAATACCTGCAAAGAATATTCAAGCAGAATGGTCCAACGACGTCGAACTCGTTATAGAGTCATCTGGTTGGCAAGCACTGTGGAAAATATCGCGTTACACATGTGAAGAACAGAACATTTCCTACCCAGCGATAGTTTTAGTAGAAGTGTTGAAAATGAAGTATCACACTCTACATGCAGAGGTGAAGATCAAGGCCGTTACGGAGAACATTAATCTACCTGAGAAATATGAAGTGCCATTAATTGAATTGTATCCTACTATTAATCAGAAAGACCATACTCTAGATATAGAAGGTACTGCACATTGCGTAGACCGATTGCGGTTTTTCTACAATCACTTATGGATGCCATGGGATGAGAATGaagatgaaaatattgattggGTAGAACGACATCTAGATCAAAggattagattattttttaatatgactCATGCAGTTATTGATAAGGAAacatgcaatattattaagtcATTGATTAATGagggaaaagaaataaagtttaagCTTCCAACaatacaaaaagaattattcGATGAGAAGTGGAATGATAAAAAGGAGTCTGaagattatttagaattagaaAGCacatataatcaattttgctTTCGACTTCAGCAAATTAAGACAGAGATGGATTTGTTAGaagttttttctttgaaagaGCTGCTTAGGAAGAATCAAATTTGCAATAAGGAacgaatgaaaaattataataagaatgGCGAAAAGACATATTACTTTGTATGGTTAGGTGGTACTATTAAAGAGTTGCATaagctttttaataaaattcaagaaatatcTTCTGAAGATGCAGTCGTTAA aGTTTGTAAATACTTGGAGGAAGCTTTGGATGTATTTAAGAAAAAGGATACTATTTTGTTGGGTGAAGGGTGTCACTCAATTAACTGTTCCAATGGATTACAGGAAGGAGGCTCAATTATAGGAATCCGTAATGCAAACGATACTATTCTCCAACCATCTAACTTTAAGTCGAGCATTGCATCATTGTTTGACTTTTTTGGTACTGAG gttttgttgaaaaatatctgcATTGAGTTGATAGGTCCTCAGACAGGTATAGTTGTAAGAAGGAATTGTACTGTAATTGTAACTGGTTGCATAATATGTGTCCCTAATACTACTTCAAGCAACTGCACATTTGGTGCAATTGTTATGCCAggtggaaaattaaaatttgataatacagTTTTTCAAGGATTAGGAACTGCTGTTGTCCTTTATTCAACTGGTGAAGTTATCATGGATGAATGCcgctttaaaaaatgtgataatgGTATAAAG cTCCAGGACAATGTTCATTTTACTATTACCAAATGTTCCTTTGAAAATGTCAAAGATCCTATTGTAATGGAAACTGGAAAGGTAACTCATTCAGAATCAGTACCAGTAGGACATGAATTGTTTACATCTATCGAAGGaatctttttaaatgaatgtaaatttttcacgGAAGATCAAGTTGGCAAGATCAAGTTAAGACCGAAAGGCATTGAAGGTATAATAGATTAA